The following are encoded in a window of Herpetosiphonaceae bacterium genomic DNA:
- a CDS encoding penicillin-binding transpeptidase domain-containing protein yields MRALLRIIGLFGGLGLLIYGLLPQSYQPYLVPLVDDRRWIALLWGGAFLLGLAAWASLPALQSISSRVSVRPGLLNLSLVFSILFVVLTLQLLRTEFIYAQSIYNRSETLDDGTVFGNSRPVIRSLRVQRGMIVDRNNTVLAGSERAPNGLAHRTYPIAQQADIRAFSNILGFSSSRYGQFGIEKQWDGYLSGERGQALRSLENDLYNRAQVGNNLRLTIDAQLQSRVWNILNQVGQGKPSSAVVMDPRSGAVLALASTPGFDPQSLTLNPAGTDEEENQRIEAAWTEINANENRPLINRPLRGQYVPGSTFKTLTAIGALENPEILRNPKPIDCPNEYRPVEYEPPVVNAVGPPNRPEQPSLESIIRQGTKRQVDLSGVYAFSCNTAFAQLGVRLGTEKFIELAERFHFYMPQNAPDQSSDFTDLPTEPSLLTSPQDPDFLSRLGGLAASAYGQGELLLTPMQMALMGATIANDGVMPQPYIVENVTDPEDSREVIYQHRPPTNLLNSRRVISTEVARQMRQMMREGVTIGFGKAANVNGSGGKSGSGEAGNNIIHAAFLAVAPVDEPRYVVYVQIENGRDGAGVGAAAVGEILKAAFEILG; encoded by the coding sequence ATGCGCGCTCTTTTACGAATCATCGGTCTTTTTGGCGGCCTCGGCCTGCTGATCTATGGGCTGCTGCCCCAGTCGTATCAGCCGTATCTGGTGCCGCTCGTCGACGACCGGCGCTGGATTGCGCTGCTGTGGGGCGGTGCGTTCCTGCTGGGCCTTGCCGCCTGGGCCTCGCTCCCGGCGCTGCAATCGATCAGCTCGCGCGTCAGCGTGCGGCCCGGCCTGCTCAACCTGTCGCTGGTCTTCTCGATCTTGTTTGTGGTGCTGACGCTGCAACTGCTGCGCACGGAGTTTATCTACGCCCAGAGCATCTACAATCGCTCCGAGACGCTAGACGATGGCACGGTCTTCGGCAATAGCCGTCCGGTGATCCGCTCGCTGCGCGTGCAGCGCGGCATGATCGTCGATCGCAACAATACCGTGCTGGCCGGCAGCGAGCGCGCGCCCAACGGCCTGGCCCATCGGACCTATCCGATCGCGCAGCAGGCCGATATTCGCGCCTTCTCCAACATCCTGGGCTTTTCCTCATCGCGCTATGGTCAGTTCGGCATCGAGAAGCAGTGGGATGGCTACCTGAGCGGCGAGCGCGGCCAGGCGCTGCGCTCCCTGGAGAACGATCTCTACAACCGCGCGCAGGTCGGCAACAATCTGCGGCTGACGATCGACGCGCAGCTCCAGTCTCGCGTCTGGAATATTCTGAATCAGGTCGGCCAGGGCAAGCCTAGCTCTGCGGTGGTGATGGACCCGCGCAGCGGCGCGGTGCTGGCGCTGGCGAGCACGCCCGGCTTCGATCCGCAAAGCCTGACGCTCAACCCGGCGGGCACCGACGAGGAGGAGAACCAGCGCATCGAGGCGGCCTGGACCGAGATCAACGCCAACGAAAATCGCCCGCTGATCAATCGTCCGCTGCGCGGCCAGTACGTGCCCGGCTCGACCTTCAAGACGCTGACGGCGATCGGCGCGCTCGAAAATCCTGAGATCCTGCGCAATCCCAAGCCGATCGACTGTCCCAACGAGTATCGGCCCGTCGAGTACGAGCCGCCGGTGGTCAACGCCGTGGGGCCGCCGAATCGCCCTGAGCAGCCATCGCTGGAGTCGATCATTCGCCAGGGCACCAAGCGCCAGGTCGATCTGTCGGGCGTGTATGCCTTCTCGTGCAACACGGCCTTTGCCCAGCTTGGCGTGCGTCTCGGCACCGAGAAGTTTATCGAGCTGGCGGAGCGCTTCCACTTCTACATGCCGCAGAACGCGCCCGACCAGAGCAGCGATTTCACCGATCTGCCGACCGAGCCAAGTCTGCTGACATCGCCGCAAGATCCCGATTTCCTGAGCAGGCTCGGCGGATTAGCGGCCAGCGCATACGGCCAGGGCGAGCTGCTGCTGACGCCGATGCAGATGGCGCTGATGGGCGCGACGATCGCCAACGACGGCGTGATGCCGCAGCCCTACATCGTCGAAAATGTCACCGATCCGGAGGACTCGCGCGAGGTCATCTACCAGCATCGCCCGCCGACCAATCTGCTGAACTCGCGGCGGGTGATCTCGACCGAGGTGGCGCGCCAGATGCGGCAGATGATGCGCGAGGGCGTGACGATCGGCTTCGGCAAGGCGGCGAATGTCAACGGCAGCGGCGGCAAGTCCGGCTCCGGCGAGGCCGGCAACAACATCATTCACGCCGCGTTTCTGGCGGTCGCGCCGGTCGACGAGCCGCGCTATGTCGTCTATGTCCAGATCGAAAACGGTCGTGACGGCGCTGGCGTCGGCGCTGCTGCCGTCGGTGAGATCCTCAAGGCGGCGTTTGAAATTCTGGGCTAA
- a CDS encoding M20/M25/M40 family metallo-hydrolase produces MINSDRLLDTFLTLVRVDNPSGQEQAMAQTIVGMLRERGLQPEQDAKGNVIARVPGQGQPLLLSAHMDSVAPAVGKCPVVDGDTVRSSGDTVLGADDLAGVTAILEGVSARMESNEPHRAAEIVFSVEEEVGLNGARSLDFGKLTARQGVALDLNGEVGGICVAAPAHSQLTVTITGKAAHAGVAPETGVSAIVVAAEAISRMPLGRIDAETTANIGTISGGAARNIVPEQVKIVGEARSRDEAKLDRQTAAMRQAFEAAAQRHGAKVDFQEFRAYGAQKISPEAPIVQLCRAAAERSGLKPYLIETGGGSDVNIFNMHGIEAVNLSVGYKEIHSTNEHIAIADLEKCARLVFALLEA; encoded by the coding sequence ATGATCAACTCCGACCGATTGCTCGATACCTTTTTGACGCTGGTTCGAGTGGATAACCCCTCCGGTCAAGAACAGGCGATGGCCCAGACGATCGTCGGTATGCTGCGCGAGCGCGGCTTGCAGCCTGAGCAAGACGCGAAAGGCAACGTGATCGCGCGGGTGCCCGGCCAGGGCCAGCCGCTGCTGCTGAGCGCGCACATGGACAGCGTCGCTCCGGCGGTCGGGAAGTGTCCGGTTGTGGACGGCGATACCGTGCGCAGCAGCGGCGATACCGTGCTGGGCGCGGACGATCTGGCCGGTGTCACGGCGATCCTCGAAGGGGTTTCGGCGCGCATGGAGAGCAATGAGCCGCATCGAGCCGCCGAGATCGTCTTCTCGGTCGAGGAAGAGGTAGGCTTGAACGGCGCGCGCTCGCTCGACTTCGGCAAGCTGACGGCTCGGCAGGGCGTGGCGCTCGATCTGAACGGCGAGGTCGGCGGTATCTGTGTCGCCGCTCCGGCGCACTCCCAGCTCACGGTGACGATCACCGGCAAAGCTGCACACGCTGGCGTCGCGCCTGAGACAGGTGTGAGCGCGATCGTCGTGGCTGCCGAGGCGATCAGCCGCATGCCGCTGGGCCGGATCGACGCCGAGACGACCGCCAACATCGGGACGATCAGCGGCGGCGCGGCGCGCAACATCGTGCCGGAGCAGGTAAAGATCGTCGGCGAGGCGCGCAGCCGCGACGAGGCTAAGCTGGATCGGCAGACGGCGGCGATGCGCCAGGCGTTCGAGGCGGCGGCGCAGCGGCACGGTGCGAAGGTGGATTTTCAGGAGTTCCGGGCCTATGGCGCGCAGAAGATCTCGCCCGAAGCGCCGATCGTGCAGTTGTGCCGGGCTGCCGCCGAGCGCAGCGGCCTGAAGCCCTACCTGATTGAGACGGGCGGCGGCTCGGATGTCAATATCTTCAACATGCACGGGATCGAGGCGGTCAATCTGAGCGTCGGCTACAAGGAGATTCATTCGACCAACGAGCATATCGCCATCGCCGATCTCGAAAAGTGCGCGCGGCTGGTCTTTGCGCTGCTGGAAGCGTAG
- a CDS encoding DUF4126 domain-containing protein: MDALLNVFSAFGLSSAAGLNAYIPLLAVGLMGRFEYLTLQEPYSILTSTPALVIVALLALIDFVADKVPAIDHAAHVVGAFVHPIAGAIVFAGQQNLITDIHPAIALGAGFVMAGGLHATRAAIRPVATATTAGMGNPVVSFAEDVLSLVMSLLAIFIPILAFVLFVLLLFLVVRSWRTIRRRVGAIRR, from the coding sequence ATGGATGCACTGTTGAACGTTTTTAGCGCGTTCGGTTTATCGAGCGCCGCCGGACTAAACGCCTACATCCCCCTGCTGGCCGTGGGCCTGATGGGCCGCTTCGAGTACCTGACACTGCAAGAGCCGTACTCGATCTTAACTTCAACACCCGCACTGGTTATTGTAGCGCTTCTGGCGCTGATCGATTTTGTGGCCGACAAGGTGCCTGCCATCGACCACGCCGCGCATGTCGTCGGCGCGTTCGTCCACCCGATCGCCGGAGCGATTGTCTTCGCCGGTCAGCAAAACCTGATCACCGATATTCACCCGGCGATTGCGCTGGGCGCGGGCTTTGTGATGGCTGGCGGCCTTCATGCCACGCGCGCCGCGATCCGCCCGGTGGCGACGGCGACGACCGCAGGCATGGGCAATCCGGTCGTCTCGTTCGCCGAAGACGTGCTCTCGCTGGTGATGAGCCTGCTGGCGATCTTCATTCCGATCCTGGCCTTCGTCCTCTTTGTGCTGCTGCTCTTCCTCGTCGTCCGCTCCTGGCGCACCATCCGCCGCCGCGTTGGCGCGATCCGGCGCTGA